In Streptomyces dangxiongensis, one DNA window encodes the following:
- a CDS encoding HAD-IA family hydrolase, with protein MSTDRNIVLFDLFGVIARHQRPGALEEMAARCHAPTDAFATAYWACRPPYDAGRQSAPEYWTAVLRRLSLSADADSIEELRLTDIESWSRVDDRMVAYVRSLRDVAEVALLSNIPSDHADAFLIAQPWLRDLDHVAFSGKIEAAKPAPAAFHHCVVAMRAAPTDFLFVDDRAENVRAARAAGMNGHVFTDRDELASVIDHWLPTRPSMRK; from the coding sequence GTGTCCACCGACCGGAACATCGTGCTGTTCGACCTCTTCGGGGTCATCGCCCGCCACCAACGCCCGGGCGCCCTGGAAGAAATGGCCGCCCGCTGCCACGCCCCCACCGACGCCTTCGCCACGGCCTACTGGGCCTGCCGCCCGCCCTACGACGCCGGCCGGCAGTCCGCGCCCGAGTACTGGACCGCCGTACTGCGACGGCTGTCCCTGTCCGCCGACGCCGACTCGATCGAGGAACTGCGCCTCACCGACATCGAGAGCTGGTCACGCGTCGACGACCGGATGGTCGCCTACGTCCGGTCCCTGCGCGACGTCGCCGAGGTCGCCTTGCTGTCCAACATCCCCTCAGACCACGCGGACGCCTTCCTCATCGCGCAGCCCTGGCTGCGCGATCTGGACCACGTTGCCTTCTCCGGGAAGATCGAAGCGGCGAAGCCGGCCCCAGCAGCCTTCCATCACTGCGTCGTCGCCATGCGGGCCGCCCCGACCGACTTCCTCTTCGTCGACGATCGCGCGGAGAACGTGCGCGCCGCGCGGGCCGCCGGCATGAACGGACACGTCTTCACCGACCGCGACGAGCTGGCCTCCGTCATCGACCACTGGTTGCCGACTCGGCCCTCCATGCGGAAATAA
- a CDS encoding glycoside hydrolase family 9 protein, with translation MALAAATLTAVPVGKATADEVEQVRNGSFATGMDPWWTTTNVTGELSDGMLCANVPGGTTNRWDAAVGQNDIALVKGDSYRLSFKASGSPEGHVPRVIVGLSVSPYDTYYEVSPQVSVSGNTYSYTFTSPVDTVQGQVGFQVGGSADPWRFCMDDVSLVGGVPPEVYEPDTGPRMRVNQVAYLPAGPKNATLVTTATERLPWQLKDAAGTTVAHGRTVPRGEDASSGQHVQSIDFSSYRKRGRGFTLVADGETSRPFDISPVPYGQLRADALKYYYTQRSGIEISDALRPGYARPAGHVGTAPNKGDVDVPCQPGVCDYRLDVSGGWYDAGDHGKYVVNGGVATWQLLNEYERSRWARTGQPAKLGDGTLAIPESGNKVPDILDEARWELEFLLKMQVPQGEPLAGMAHHKIHDVNWTGLPLLPSDDPQQRELHPPSTQATLNLAATAAQAARLYRPYDRAFASRALKAAESAWAAAEAHPEMYPSESDGIGGGAYSDSDAKDEFYWAAAELYLTTGGKQFADYLLASPLHTADVFGATGFDWGRTAALGRLDLATVPNRLPGRDRVRRSVVKAADTYLATLDAHPYGLPYAPAGNSYDWGSNSQILNNALVIAEAYDITGRTAYRDGAVQSMDYILGRNALNQSYVTGYGEVASHNEHSRWYAHELDQALPNPPKGTLAGGANSSIQDPYAQGKLQGCVGQFCYIDDIQSWSTNETAINWNAALAWMAAFVADQGDS, from the coding sequence ATGGCTCTCGCCGCGGCCACGCTGACCGCCGTACCGGTGGGCAAGGCCACCGCGGACGAGGTCGAACAGGTCAGGAACGGGTCGTTCGCCACGGGCATGGACCCGTGGTGGACGACCACCAACGTCACCGGGGAGCTGTCCGACGGGATGCTGTGCGCGAACGTGCCCGGTGGCACGACCAACCGCTGGGACGCGGCTGTCGGGCAGAACGACATCGCCCTCGTGAAAGGAGATTCGTACAGGCTCAGCTTCAAGGCCTCTGGTTCACCGGAGGGGCACGTCCCGCGGGTGATCGTCGGCCTGTCGGTGTCGCCGTACGACACCTACTACGAGGTGAGCCCGCAGGTGAGCGTCTCGGGCAACACCTATTCGTACACCTTCACTTCGCCCGTCGACACCGTGCAGGGCCAGGTCGGGTTCCAGGTCGGCGGGAGTGCCGATCCCTGGCGTTTCTGCATGGATGACGTGTCGCTGGTCGGCGGCGTACCGCCCGAGGTGTACGAACCGGACACCGGCCCGCGGATGCGCGTCAACCAGGTCGCCTACCTGCCTGCGGGCCCCAAGAACGCGACTCTGGTCACCACCGCCACCGAGCGGCTGCCCTGGCAGTTGAAGGACGCCGCGGGGACGACCGTCGCCCACGGGCGCACGGTGCCGCGCGGGGAGGACGCCTCCTCCGGCCAGCACGTCCAGTCGATCGATTTCAGCTCCTACCGCAAGCGGGGAAGGGGCTTCACGCTGGTCGCCGACGGCGAGACCAGCCGTCCGTTCGACATCAGCCCGGTCCCGTACGGGCAGTTGCGGGCCGACGCGCTGAAGTACTACTACACCCAGCGCAGCGGCATCGAGATCAGCGATGCGCTGCGCCCGGGGTACGCGCGGCCCGCGGGCCACGTCGGCACCGCCCCGAACAAGGGCGACGTCGATGTGCCGTGCCAGCCGGGCGTGTGCGACTACCGGCTCGACGTCAGCGGCGGCTGGTACGACGCAGGCGACCACGGCAAGTACGTCGTCAACGGCGGTGTCGCCACCTGGCAGTTGCTGAACGAGTACGAGCGCTCGCGGTGGGCCCGCACCGGGCAGCCGGCGAAGCTCGGCGACGGCACGCTGGCCATTCCGGAGAGCGGCAACAAGGTCCCGGACATCCTGGACGAGGCGCGCTGGGAGCTGGAGTTCCTGCTCAAGATGCAGGTGCCGCAGGGCGAGCCGCTCGCGGGCATGGCCCACCACAAGATCCACGACGTGAACTGGACCGGGCTGCCGCTGCTGCCCAGCGACGACCCGCAGCAGCGGGAGCTGCACCCGCCGTCCACCCAGGCGACCCTCAACCTGGCCGCCACGGCCGCACAGGCCGCACGGCTGTACCGCCCCTACGACCGCGCGTTCGCGTCCCGGGCGCTCAAGGCCGCCGAGTCGGCCTGGGCCGCCGCGGAGGCCCACCCCGAGATGTACCCGTCCGAGAGCGACGGGATCGGCGGCGGCGCCTACTCCGACAGTGACGCGAAGGACGAGTTCTACTGGGCGGCCGCCGAGCTGTACCTCACGACCGGCGGGAAGCAGTTCGCCGACTACCTCCTGGCCTCCCCGCTGCACACCGCGGACGTCTTCGGCGCCACCGGCTTCGACTGGGGCCGGACGGCCGCGTTGGGCCGGCTCGACCTCGCGACCGTCCCCAACCGGCTGCCCGGCCGCGACCGGGTGCGCCGGTCCGTGGTCAAGGCCGCCGACACCTACCTGGCGACCCTCGACGCGCACCCCTACGGCCTGCCGTACGCGCCCGCCGGCAACTCGTACGACTGGGGTTCCAACAGCCAGATCCTCAACAACGCGCTGGTGATCGCCGAAGCGTACGACATCACGGGGCGCACCGCCTACCGTGACGGCGCGGTGCAGAGCATGGACTACATCCTGGGCCGCAACGCGCTCAACCAGTCGTACGTGACCGGTTACGGCGAGGTCGCCTCGCACAACGAGCACAGCCGCTGGTACGCCCACGAGCTGGACCAGGCTCTCCCGAACCCGCCGAAGGGGACGCTCGCGGGAGGCGCGAACTCCAGCATCCAAGACCCCTATGCCCAGGGGAAGCTGCAGGGCTGCGTAGGGCAGTTCTGCTACATCGACGACATCCAGTCCTGGTCCACGAACGAGACGGCCATCAACTGGAACGCGGCACTCGCCTGGATGGCGGCCTTCGTCGCGGACCAGGGAGACAGCTAA
- a CDS encoding S1 family peptidase, which translates to MRRTRLAHAALAALLVLGGLSAAGTFPASATGSTTEPATSARSAEPAADGIVTAMQRDLGLTRTQAVARLAAEKAAATLAPEARRTAGAAYAGSWFDAPSGRLTVALTQEAPAAARRAIERSGAAVRTAEHSARQLDAAKARIDRLTAPPGVGGWHVDPKAGTVVVEVVRGKRADNDVQRFLSLARRTGPVTVEASAAPRTLAAGTVGGDPYYTGNVRCSIGFSVYGGFVTAGHCGQPGAGVSGWDHSYIGTFQGSSFPDNDYAWVSVGSGWWTVPVVLGWGTVSDQLVRGSAVAPVGSSVCRSGSTSHWHCGTVLALDETVNYSQGAVHQLTKTNACAEPGDSGGSFITGDQAQGVTSGGWGNCSSGGETWFQPINEILGRYGLTLHTY; encoded by the coding sequence ATGAGACGCACCAGACTCGCGCATGCCGCACTGGCCGCACTCCTCGTCCTCGGCGGACTGAGCGCGGCCGGTACCTTCCCCGCTTCGGCGACCGGCTCCACCACCGAACCCGCCACCTCCGCACGATCCGCCGAGCCCGCCGCCGACGGCATCGTCACCGCCATGCAGCGGGACCTCGGCCTGACCCGTACCCAGGCGGTGGCCCGGCTGGCGGCGGAGAAGGCCGCCGCGACCCTCGCCCCCGAGGCACGCCGCACGGCGGGCGCCGCTTACGCGGGCTCCTGGTTCGACGCCCCGAGCGGGCGTCTGACCGTGGCGCTCACCCAGGAAGCCCCGGCCGCCGCACGCCGGGCGATCGAGCGATCCGGGGCCGCCGTCCGCACCGCCGAGCACAGCGCCCGGCAACTGGACGCGGCCAAGGCGCGCATCGACCGGCTGACCGCACCCCCGGGGGTCGGCGGCTGGCATGTCGATCCGAAGGCCGGCACGGTCGTCGTCGAGGTCGTACGCGGCAAGCGGGCCGACAACGATGTCCAGCGCTTCCTGTCCCTGGCCCGCCGGACCGGACCCGTCACCGTGGAGGCCTCCGCCGCCCCGAGAACCCTTGCCGCCGGCACCGTGGGCGGCGACCCGTACTACACCGGCAACGTCCGCTGCTCCATCGGCTTCTCGGTGTACGGCGGCTTCGTCACGGCCGGGCACTGCGGGCAGCCCGGCGCCGGGGTCAGCGGCTGGGACCACTCCTACATCGGCACCTTCCAGGGCTCCTCGTTCCCGGACAACGACTACGCCTGGGTCAGCGTGGGCAGCGGCTGGTGGACGGTGCCGGTGGTGCTCGGCTGGGGAACGGTGTCCGACCAGCTCGTACGCGGCTCCGCCGTGGCGCCCGTCGGCTCCTCGGTCTGCCGTTCGGGTTCCACCTCGCACTGGCACTGCGGCACGGTTCTGGCGCTGGACGAGACCGTCAACTACAGCCAGGGCGCGGTGCACCAGTTGACCAAGACCAACGCCTGCGCCGAACCCGGTGACTCGGGCGGCTCCTTCATCACCGGGGACCAGGCACAGGGCGTCACCTCCGGCGGCTGGGGCAACTGCTCCAGCGGCGGCGAGACCTGGTTCCAGCCGATCAACGAGATCCTGGGCCGGTACGGTCTGACCCTGCACACCTACTGA
- a CDS encoding SGNH/GDSL hydrolase family protein produces the protein MRKSRIAPWAASLLLAAACTLAGPAATAAAPGIAAAGYVALGDSYSAGVGAGSYLTATPRCLRSSLSFPALWAAAHSVSSFSFAACDGAKTGDVLKNQLGPLGPRTGLVTITAGGRDAGFTKVMAACVLGGSGTCLSAVAKARSATDGTLPGDLDRLYSAIRGKAPAARVVVLGYPRLYQLHGGCSGGLRDIERSALNDASDHLDEVLAARAAAHGFTFVDVRSAFGGHEICSPEPWLHSADWLDLGESYHPTATGHSLGYLPLLTDAL, from the coding sequence ATGAGAAAGTCCCGAATAGCCCCCTGGGCGGCCTCCCTCCTCCTCGCGGCCGCCTGCACCCTCGCCGGTCCCGCGGCCACCGCGGCGGCACCCGGCATCGCGGCCGCGGGCTACGTGGCCCTCGGCGACTCCTACTCGGCGGGGGTCGGAGCCGGCAGCTACCTCACCGCCACTCCGCGCTGCCTGCGCAGCAGCCTGTCCTTCCCCGCCCTGTGGGCCGCGGCCCACTCGGTCTCGTCGTTCAGCTTCGCCGCCTGCGACGGCGCCAAGACCGGCGACGTGCTCAAGAACCAGCTCGGCCCGCTCGGCCCGCGCACCGGCCTGGTCACCATCACGGCAGGCGGCCGGGACGCGGGATTCACCAAGGTGATGGCGGCCTGCGTACTGGGCGGCAGCGGCACGTGTCTGTCCGCTGTGGCCAAGGCCCGCTCGGCCACGGACGGGACGCTGCCGGGCGACCTCGACCGCCTCTACTCGGCCATCCGCGGCAAAGCGCCCGCCGCGCGTGTCGTGGTGCTCGGCTATCCGCGCCTGTATCAGTTGCACGGCGGCTGTTCGGGCGGCCTGCGGGATATCGAGCGTTCCGCGCTCAACGACGCCTCGGACCACCTCGACGAGGTGCTCGCCGCGCGCGCCGCCGCCCACGGTTTCACCTTCGTCGATGTGCGGAGCGCGTTCGGCGGGCACGAGATCTGCTCGCCCGAGCCCTGGCTGCACAGCGCCGACTGGCTGGATCTCGGCGAGTCCTACCACCCGACGGCGACCGGGCACTCCCTCGGCTATCTCCCCCTGCTCACCGACGCGCTCTGA
- a CDS encoding MFS transporter, whose translation MVAAMSHTLRSARTATFVYFILCGTAMGTWVVHIPAIEERVGVSHATLGGLLVLLGVGAFIGMQAAGRLTDRLGARIVVPATGVLCSAALALPGLSRDPWTLAGALLAFGFCNGCLDVSMNAHAVHVEKAYGRPVMSAFHATFSVGGVLASLAGAATASAGLSPAAGMAVMGVLGVVIALVSAGALLPAAPTAADTDSVEAAGQAQPADCRRASRRIWLLAALALMVMLCEGAANDWSALHLKDVLGAPASTAAFAYGTFAATMTIGRLLADRLVARFGSMAILRHGAATAAVGITIVAVSPWIWAAFAGWALFGLGLSGCVPQLFSAAGHADPSAAGANVSRVAGLGYVGMLAGPAIIGWLTHLVVLNHAFVLLTLLCAITAMAAGILRTGSDRMREMAASRH comes from the coding sequence ATGGTGGCGGCCATGAGTCATACGCTTCGATCCGCCCGAACAGCAACCTTTGTCTACTTCATCCTTTGCGGCACCGCGATGGGCACCTGGGTGGTGCACATCCCCGCCATCGAGGAGCGCGTCGGCGTCAGCCACGCGACGCTCGGCGGACTCCTGGTGCTGCTGGGCGTGGGGGCGTTCATCGGCATGCAGGCGGCCGGGCGTCTGACCGACCGACTCGGAGCGCGCATCGTCGTCCCCGCCACCGGCGTGCTGTGCAGTGCGGCCTTGGCGCTGCCCGGCCTTTCCCGGGACCCCTGGACGCTGGCAGGTGCCCTGCTGGCCTTCGGGTTCTGCAACGGCTGCCTGGACGTGAGCATGAATGCCCACGCCGTACACGTGGAGAAGGCGTACGGCCGCCCCGTCATGTCGGCCTTCCACGCCACGTTCTCGGTCGGCGGTGTCCTCGCCTCGCTCGCCGGAGCGGCCACGGCGAGCGCCGGTCTGAGCCCGGCCGCAGGCATGGCCGTCATGGGAGTCCTTGGCGTCGTGATCGCCCTGGTGTCGGCGGGCGCCCTGCTGCCAGCCGCACCCACCGCTGCCGACACGGACTCGGTGGAGGCGGCCGGGCAGGCTCAGCCCGCAGACTGCCGCAGAGCCAGCCGGCGCATCTGGCTCCTCGCCGCCCTGGCTCTGATGGTCATGCTGTGCGAGGGAGCCGCCAACGACTGGAGCGCGCTCCACCTGAAGGACGTCCTCGGTGCCCCCGCGAGCACTGCCGCCTTCGCGTATGGCACCTTCGCGGCGACCATGACGATCGGCCGGCTGCTCGCCGACCGCCTCGTCGCCCGGTTCGGGTCCATGGCAATCCTGCGCCACGGCGCGGCCACGGCCGCTGTCGGCATCACCATCGTGGCCGTCTCCCCGTGGATATGGGCGGCGTTCGCGGGCTGGGCGCTGTTCGGTCTCGGACTGTCCGGCTGTGTCCCGCAGTTGTTCAGCGCAGCCGGGCACGCCGACCCCTCGGCTGCCGGGGCCAACGTCTCCCGCGTCGCCGGGCTCGGCTACGTCGGCATGCTCGCCGGCCCCGCGATCATCGGCTGGCTGACCCACCTCGTCGTGCTGAATCACGCGTTCGTACTGCTGACCCTGCTGTGCGCGATCACCGCGATGGCCGCCGGGATCCTGCGCACGGGATCCGACCGCATGCGCGAGATGGCAGCAAGCAGGCACTGA
- a CDS encoding ScbR family autoregulator-binding transcription factor: protein MQERAKATRRSLLEAAAQLFAEQGYAATSVNDMSARSGRTSGAVYFHYAGKEGIAVAVVQDRFATWSQLAARYADEAVPPVERLIALSYDIAHALAEDPVTRAGARLWAERATINAPLPDPFALWTAAATRLLAQARLAGHLYAHVRPARTARTLVRAFFGLCALTEALEGTAVVTSRLTDWWQLTLPSLRPQPVCDDLPTDR from the coding sequence TTGCAGGAACGGGCGAAGGCAACCCGCAGATCACTGCTGGAAGCGGCGGCCCAGCTCTTCGCCGAACAGGGTTACGCGGCCACCAGCGTCAACGACATGAGCGCCCGGTCCGGCCGGACCAGCGGCGCCGTCTATTTCCACTACGCCGGCAAGGAGGGCATCGCCGTCGCCGTCGTCCAGGACCGGTTCGCCACCTGGTCACAGCTCGCCGCACGCTACGCGGACGAGGCGGTTCCCCCGGTCGAGCGGCTCATCGCCCTCAGCTACGACATCGCCCATGCCCTCGCCGAGGATCCTGTGACGCGTGCCGGCGCGCGCCTGTGGGCCGAGCGCGCCACCATCAACGCTCCCCTTCCCGACCCCTTCGCGCTGTGGACCGCCGCCGCCACGCGACTGCTCGCGCAGGCCCGGCTCGCCGGCCATCTGTACGCGCATGTACGCCCCGCCCGAACAGCCCGGACCCTGGTGCGTGCGTTCTTCGGCCTCTGCGCCCTCACCGAGGCGCTCGAAGGTACGGCCGTCGTCACCAGCCGTCTGACCGACTGGTGGCAACTGACCCTGCCATCCCTCCGGCCGCAGCCGGTGTGCGACGACCTGCCGACGGATCGGTGA
- a CDS encoding MarR family winged helix-turn-helix transcriptional regulator, with protein sequence MTRTPQQVALAVKRLQNRHHRALTTALAPLGVSLAQWDTLRHLHAHPDASLHDLAQLTFQTDQAFGTLAARMAARGLIERVPGPGRAVRHALTPHGEEVRREGERRVAAEVERSLAPLTEAQLDQLGALLEQALAAGEG encoded by the coding sequence GTGACCCGGACCCCGCAGCAGGTCGCGCTCGCCGTGAAGCGCCTCCAGAACCGCCACCACCGCGCGCTGACCACCGCCCTCGCCCCGCTCGGCGTCTCCCTCGCGCAGTGGGACACCCTCCGCCATCTGCACGCACACCCGGACGCCTCGCTGCACGACCTGGCCCAGCTCACCTTCCAGACCGACCAGGCCTTCGGCACCCTCGCCGCCCGGATGGCGGCCCGGGGCCTCATCGAACGCGTCCCGGGCCCCGGCCGGGCGGTCCGGCACGCCCTCACCCCGCACGGCGAAGAGGTACGGCGGGAGGGCGAGCGCCGGGTCGCCGCCGAGGTGGAGCGCTCACTCGCACCCCTCACCGAGGCCCAGCTCGACCAGCTCGGCGCGCTGCTGGAGCAGGCACTCGCGGCTGGGGAGGGCTAG
- a CDS encoding HAD family hydrolase, giving the protein MTTTAHDLLGWSPEAVVFDCDGTLMDSERHWQEARNRAFHEYGLQPPPGFAVRATGLHYEDCGRLMARSVHKPELAEGLTAALLDHFLALVTDEPATMPGAIQLVRLLSGRLPLAVASNCPRVVVEGSLERAGLRAHFQHIVVPDTGDRVRPKPHPDVYAVAARLCGVRPHRALAVEDSLTGVEAARRAGLRVLGVGPRPQGDGATGADLWLPALHAPELLNWARSCGPPRQAPEP; this is encoded by the coding sequence GTGACCACCACGGCCCACGACCTGCTCGGCTGGTCGCCCGAAGCCGTCGTCTTCGACTGTGACGGCACCCTGATGGACAGCGAACGCCACTGGCAGGAAGCCCGCAACCGGGCCTTCCATGAGTATGGGCTCCAGCCACCGCCCGGGTTCGCGGTGCGGGCCACGGGCCTGCACTACGAGGACTGTGGCCGGCTGATGGCGCGATCGGTGCACAAGCCCGAACTGGCGGAAGGTCTGACGGCCGCGCTTCTCGACCACTTCCTGGCACTCGTCACCGACGAGCCGGCGACGATGCCGGGCGCGATCCAGCTCGTCCGGCTGCTCTCCGGCCGGCTGCCGCTGGCGGTGGCGAGCAACTGCCCGAGGGTAGTGGTGGAAGGCAGCCTGGAACGGGCCGGACTGCGCGCGCACTTCCAGCACATCGTCGTCCCCGACACCGGGGACCGCGTGCGTCCCAAGCCGCACCCGGACGTCTACGCCGTGGCGGCCCGGCTCTGCGGTGTCCGCCCGCACCGGGCGCTGGCCGTCGAGGACTCCCTGACCGGTGTGGAGGCGGCCCGCCGCGCCGGACTGCGGGTCCTGGGCGTCGGCCCCCGACCGCAGGGCGACGGCGCCACCGGAGCCGACCTGTGGTTACCGGCGCTGCACGCCCCCGAACTGCTGAACTGGGCCCGCTCCTGCGGCCCCCCGAGGCAGGCGCCGGAGCCCTAG
- a CDS encoding DeoR/GlpR family DNA-binding transcription regulator: protein MSNADRQGMIAQAVRESGRITVQDLVRLTGASEMTIRRDLDALAAQGVLERVRGGARTLLLRGDEPPFALRAREAVDAKRRIAAEVCSLIADGETVLLDSGTTCLEIAHLLRRRPITVMPLSLQAIHVLGQGPGLAGLMVPGGQPRAAEGALTGPLALASLAALRFDTAIMGCCGLSSAEGLTAYDLDDAAVKKAGIASARRIIVAADGSKLGHTAYAHVGPSTLLHTLVTDTTAPAEEVTALERTGTLVKAV, encoded by the coding sequence ATGAGCAACGCAGACCGACAGGGGATGATCGCGCAGGCTGTCAGAGAGTCGGGAAGGATCACCGTCCAAGACCTCGTCCGGCTGACCGGCGCCTCCGAGATGACCATCCGGCGCGACCTCGACGCGCTGGCCGCGCAAGGCGTCCTTGAGCGAGTCCGCGGCGGGGCGCGCACCCTGCTGCTCCGGGGCGATGAGCCGCCCTTCGCGCTGCGTGCTCGCGAGGCCGTCGATGCCAAGCGCCGCATCGCGGCCGAAGTGTGCTCGCTCATCGCCGACGGCGAGACCGTTCTCCTCGACAGCGGCACCACCTGCCTGGAAATCGCCCACCTGCTGCGCCGACGACCGATCACTGTGATGCCCCTGTCATTGCAGGCCATCCACGTACTCGGCCAGGGTCCCGGCCTGGCAGGGCTGATGGTGCCCGGCGGGCAGCCCCGGGCCGCGGAGGGAGCCCTCACCGGCCCCCTCGCCCTCGCCTCGCTGGCGGCACTGCGCTTCGACACCGCCATCATGGGCTGCTGCGGCCTGAGCTCAGCCGAGGGTCTGACCGCCTACGACCTCGATGACGCAGCCGTGAAGAAGGCCGGCATCGCCTCCGCGCGCCGCATCATCGTCGCAGCCGACGGCAGCAAACTCGGCCACACCGCCTACGCCCACGTCGGCCCCTCCACACTCCTGCACACCCTCGTCACCGACACCACAGCTCCAGCCGAGGAGGTAACCGCGCTGGAGCGCACCGGCACCCTCGTCAAGGCTGTCTGA
- a CDS encoding alpha/beta fold hydrolase: protein MSSRSARTRWPRSPSTTRPAPPLAAADRLTEAQRATMAANRETLSAYAGREMADPTLAGRLAATRVPTLVAWGTADRIAPLGYGEAYAAAVPGAVFRPLAGTGHLPQLETPETVLAAVAEFTTT, encoded by the coding sequence ATTTCTTCGCGCTCCGCCCGGACGAGGTGGCCGCGCTCTCCTTCCACGACCCGGCCCGCTCCCCCGCTCGCCGCCGCCGACCGGCTCACCGAGGCCCAGCGCGCCACGATGGCCGCCAACCGGGAGACGCTGTCGGCGTACGCGGGCCGGGAGATGGCCGACCCGACGCTGGCCGGGCGGCTGGCGGCGACCCGCGTGCCCACCCTGGTGGCGTGGGGCACCGCCGACCGGATCGCCCCGCTGGGCTACGGCGAGGCGTACGCCGCCGCCGTACCCGGCGCCGTCTTCCGACCGCTGGCCGGCACCGGACACCTCCCGCAACTGGAGACGCCGGAGACGGTGCTCGCAGCCGTCGCGGAGTTCACCACGACCTGA
- a CDS encoding (2Fe-2S)-binding protein, which yields MASSTSSVITLRINGEKYTLPVDHRTTLLDALRERLDLTGTKKGCDQGQCGACTVLLDGRRSVACLQLAVAAEGREITTIEGVADGDRLHPVQQAFLDLDGFQCGYCTPGQICSAIGMIEEHAAGWPSAVTEDVHPEAGPPPLTTREIRERMSGNLCRCAAYVAIVDAVARAAEARPDEERVHPATGAEEVVA from the coding sequence ATGGCCTCATCGACGTCCAGTGTCATCACCTTGAGGATCAACGGCGAGAAGTACACACTGCCCGTCGACCACCGCACCACCCTGCTCGACGCCCTGCGCGAGCGCCTCGATCTCACCGGCACCAAGAAGGGTTGCGACCAGGGGCAGTGCGGGGCCTGCACGGTCCTGCTGGACGGACGCCGGTCCGTCGCCTGCCTGCAACTGGCCGTGGCGGCCGAGGGCCGGGAGATCACCACCATCGAAGGCGTGGCCGACGGCGATCGGCTGCATCCCGTGCAGCAGGCCTTCCTCGACCTGGACGGCTTCCAGTGCGGCTACTGCACACCGGGCCAGATCTGTTCGGCGATCGGGATGATCGAGGAGCACGCGGCGGGCTGGCCGAGCGCCGTCACCGAGGACGTCCACCCCGAAGCGGGGCCCCCACCCCTGACCACCCGCGAGATCCGTGAACGGATGAGCGGAAACCTGTGCCGGTGCGCCGCGTACGTCGCGATCGTCGACGCGGTGGCCCGCGCCGCCGAGGCCCGGCCGGACGAGGAACGCGTGCACCCCGCGACGGGTGCCGAGGAGGTCGTGGCATGA
- a CDS encoding TetR/AcrR family transcriptional regulator, translating to MPQHKDATRRSDAQRNRERILEVALTELSRCADTPLSQIAKKAGVGQGTFYRNFPNRESLVLEIYRHEMRQVADSAEHLLATRAPDEALRAWMDRLAEFAMAKAGLADAIRQVTGAPGGPAKPSPTPVAHAAELLLRANEEAGIIRPAVTADDFLLAIAGLWQLDPHDDWRPRAARLLDLIMSGLRSGAPRG from the coding sequence GTGCCGCAGCACAAGGACGCAACCCGGCGCTCGGACGCACAGCGCAACCGCGAGCGCATCCTGGAAGTGGCACTCACCGAACTGTCGCGCTGCGCCGACACCCCGCTGAGCCAGATCGCCAAGAAGGCCGGTGTCGGGCAAGGCACGTTCTACCGCAACTTCCCCAACCGCGAATCACTCGTCCTGGAGATCTACCGCCACGAGATGCGGCAGGTCGCGGACAGCGCGGAACACCTGCTCGCCACCCGCGCGCCCGACGAGGCCCTGCGCGCCTGGATGGACCGGCTCGCCGAGTTCGCCATGGCCAAGGCCGGACTGGCCGACGCGATACGGCAGGTCACCGGCGCGCCCGGCGGCCCCGCCAAGCCCTCCCCGACACCGGTGGCCCACGCGGCGGAACTGCTGCTCCGCGCCAACGAGGAGGCCGGCATCATCCGCCCGGCGGTCACCGCCGACGACTTCCTCCTCGCCATAGCGGGCCTGTGGCAACTCGACCCCCACGACGACTGGCGCCCCCGCGCCGCCAGACTCCTCGACCTGATCATGTCCGGCCTGCGCAGCGGGGCACCCCGGGGGTGA